A genomic region of Exiguobacterium oxidotolerans JCM 12280 contains the following coding sequences:
- a CDS encoding GDYXXLXY domain-containing protein, whose product MKKYGFAVIQTLIVLLVVLSFYAISWFGESYRFRAEPFDPFDPLYGEYVMLQYPDLKPDASVKQGLVYVTFMTGEDGYARIDKISNDRFFGSVAGEYYDEYVTISQLTQYYVEQGTGKGYEDAEKLEVKADVSPWGTVRATDLLLRNE is encoded by the coding sequence ATGAAAAAGTATGGGTTTGCGGTTATCCAGACACTGATTGTTTTGCTAGTCGTGCTCAGCTTTTACGCGATTTCGTGGTTCGGTGAAAGTTATCGTTTTCGGGCAGAGCCGTTTGATCCATTTGATCCGCTTTACGGGGAGTACGTCATGTTGCAGTATCCGGATTTAAAACCGGATGCTTCCGTCAAACAAGGACTTGTCTACGTTACATTTATGACGGGGGAAGATGGATATGCAAGAATTGATAAAATTTCGAATGACCGCTTTTTCGGTTCGGTTGCTGGTGAGTATTACGATGAATACGTGACGATTTCTCAGCTGACTCAATATTATGTCGAACAAGGTACAGGGAAAGGGTATGAGGATGCGGAAAAATTAGAAGTCAAAGCTGATGTTTCGCCATGGGGAACCGTTCGGGCGACGGACTTATTGCTCCGAAACGAGTAA